The nucleotide sequence ttccatgtaagagtttattctctttccatgtaagggaaattccgtccggtgatagtataccagtccggaattgtctcatatctgtaggctatttatttatgctttctttcattgtaataagagtatcatagaatgaattgagtctatgttcctccatagttagtcttcaaattcttcatggtatcagagcaggtttAATCCTGTCTCATCGTCTTCATCTTTAGTCAGTTTTTTTTCTACTCAATTCTATTCTTCTAGGTTATGCCTAAATACGGTCCAGCCTTTGGAATGGCTACCAACTCATCATCCTCTACTTCTGATATCATCATCTCATCGTCTTCATCCTCTCATCAAATGGAAACCTCTCATCTGCCAATCACAGCCCATAAACTGAATGggcaaaattatttgcaatggtctcaatccatattaatgtttatacggggaaaggagaaagatgactacatcACCGGAGCTTCGGCGGCACCAGAAACCACAGCATCAACCTACAAGAAGTGGATAGCAGAAAATAATATGGTCATGTCCTGGCTAGTCAACTCTATGACCCCTGacattggtgaaaattttctgtCATTTGATACTGCCAAAGAAATCTGGGACATTGCAAAAGAAACTTTCTCAGACAAGGAAAACACATCTGAAATCATCCAGATTGAAGGCATCCTCCACGATTTGCGTCAAGGAAACCTTACGGTAACTGAATATTTCAATACTCTTACTCGTCTATGGCGTCAACTTGATACGTTTGAGGTTCATAACTGGAATTGTGTTACAGATGGTTTGTTGTATAAAAAGATTGTCGAAGGGAAACgtgtgtttaaatttttgttaggtttgaaCAAAAATCTTGATGAAATCAGAGGAAGAATCATGGGAGTAAAACCTCTACCTAGCCTCAGAGAGGCATTCTCTGAAGTGCGTCGTGAAGAAAGTCggaaaaatctcatgatggGATCCCATCAACAACTGAATATGGCAGAAAGCTCGGCTCTTAAGACTCAATTCGCTCCTTTTGACAACcgtcaaaaaattaaaggaggtaGACCTTGGTGTGATCATTGCAGAAAGCCGAGACACTCAAGAGAAACTTGCTGGAAGATTCATGGAAAGCCAGTAGATTGGAAGCCACGTCAACCACTTGAGAAAGAAGGACGAGGCAATCATGTGGCTACCGATGAACAATCGCCACAACCTGAAGCTAGCCCTTTTAATAAGGAGCAAATGGAGATGCTTCAGAAACTACTGTCTCCTCTTTTGTCAGTACAGTCACAAACTGGCTCATCTTCCAACCAGCTCATTGGTTCCGGAACCTTGGCtcacaaaggtaattttttgagTGCCTTTACTGTTGGTAAGAAACGTAAAAAACCTTGGATCGTGGACTCaggagcatctgatcatatgacGGGAGATGCGACAATTTTTGATACATATAGCTCATGTCCAAATAATTTAACAGTCCGAATAGCAGATGGTTCACTATCAAAGGTTGCCGGAACAGGTTCAGTTGTGCTATCAAGGGATCTTACTCTCAACTCTGTTCTCCTTGTTCCTAACTTGGACTGTAATCTATTGTCAATTAGTAAACTCACTAAGGAAAAGAGGTGTATTACTAATTTTTCCTCCACTCACTGTGAATTTCAGGATTTGGattcggggaagacgattggcaatgctgaggaATGCTCTGGACTCTACATCCTTAAGGAGCTCCATGATCCACAAGAACAACCTCAAATGGCAGTTGGTAGTAATTCTTTTTcggtttcatgtcaaaataacgatagtgcaattatgttgtggcactatcgcttaggtcatccaaatgttatgtatctcaagcatttatttccttcattatttcataaaaatccaaaatcctttgAGTGCGAAATCTGTCAATTATCAAAGCAAGTCCGGTCTCATTTTCCCATTCAACCCTATAAAGAGTCTAGTCCATTCTCAATGATTCATAGCGATATCTGGGGTCCGTCAAGAATAAAAGATGTAACTGGTACTAGGTGGTTTGTCTCATTCATAGATGATCACACTAGATTAACTTGGGTAttcctcatgaaagaaaaatctgaaacgagtcaaattttcaaaaattttaaaaatatgattcagaCCCAATTCCagtcaaaaatacaaattctaaagtCTGATAATGCTAGGGAttatttcaactccattctAGGAGAATTTCTAGCACAAGAAGGGATAGTTCACTTAAGTTCATGTGTtgataccccacaacaaaacggaatcgctgaaaggaaaaataggcattTGTTAGAGGTGGCTAGATCACTAATGTTCTCCatgaatgttccaaaattaTTCTGGGGGCAAGCTGTCCTTACGGCAGCCTACCTCATCAATAGGATGCCGTCTAGGGTACTAAAATTCCAAACACCTTGTCAAACACTCCTAAAATCCTTTCCGACTACTCGTCTCATCTCCACCGTCCCACCCAAAATTTTCGGGTGCTCTGTTTTTGTTCATATCAATCAACAACATCGaagtaaacttgatcctaggtcactcaagtgcatctttcttgggtattcttcaaatcaaaaagggtataagtgttactctccggtcacaagaaaattctacaattcaatggatgtcacattttttgaaacCCAGCCTTACTATCCCAAAAACGATATTCAGGGGGAGAATTCAACTCAGGAATATCAATTttgggatcttgagtcatttAGTGAGCCACCCATCATCACTGAAAATCACATTCCTCCAGAGTCATTTAATCAGCCCGAGTCCATTGTTGACTTGTGGGATAAGGAGCACATCCAAGAGGAAACGGAGGAAGGAGCACTTTCTCAACAAACCCATGAGGCTGAACCGGGTCCTAATCCAAGCAAACTTCCAGGTAACAACGCTCCTGATGGTACTGTTGATTCCGAGttagaaaatgatattcttaATATGCCCATAGCTTGGAGGAAAGGAATTCGATCATGCACTCAGCATcccattggaaattttatttcttatgataagCTATCACCTACGTTTCGTGCATTCACTTCTAGCATCACAGAGATACAAGTTCCTTGGAATATTCAGGAAGCTTTCAAGTATCCTAAGTGGAAGGCGGCAGTCGATGAGGAAGTTCGGGCGCTGGAAAAGAATGGTACGTGGGAAATTACTGACCTCCCAAGAGGTAAGAAACCAGTTGGgtgtaagtggattttcacagtaaagtacaaggcagatggtaatgTGGACAGGTATAAGGCTCGGTTGGTTGCCAAAGGATTCACCCAATCCTATGGCATTGActatcaagaaacttttgctccagttgccaaGCTCAATACTGTTCGTGTACTTTTATCCTTGGCAGTTAATCTCGATTGGTCACTTCACCAacttgatgtgaagaatgccTTCCTCAATGGTGACTTAGAGGAAGAAGTTTACATGGACATTCCTGCTGGACTTGAGACGacatcaaacttcaacaaggttTGCAGACTCCGAAAATCcttgtatggtctcaaacaatctcccagggcctggtttgaacggttcactaaggtagtgaAAGGGTACGGATTCGTTCAATGTCAATctgatcacacattatttgtgaaACACTTCCCAGAAGGGAAGCTGGCAATTATCATTGTATATGTGGACGACATAATTTTGACAGGTGatcatgaagagaaaattgacttacttaaaaaattactgacaaaggaatttgagatcaaggatcTTGGAAACCTCAAGTACTTTCTCGGAATGGAGATTGCTAGGTCAAAGAAAGGTATAGCAGTCTCACAACGCAAATACGTTCTGGACTTATTGAATGAAACAGGAATGCTAGGATGCAAGCCGGCAGAAACACCTATGGATACAACTGTCAAATTGGAAGAAAGTGATGGAAGTACGCCAGTTGATAAAGGAAGATATCAACGTCTTGTGGGGAAACTCATCTATCTTTCtcatacaaggccagacatcggCTTCTCCGTTAGTgtggtaagtcaattcatgaataATCCAACCGAAAAACACATGACTGCTGTGATCAGAATATTGAGGTACCTCAAGATGACACCAGGAAAGGGTCTCTTCTTTCAAagaacaacaaagaaagagattgagattttttcagatgcagattgggcaggtTCAGTGACTGATCGGAGATCAACTTCAGGctattgttcatttgtttggGGGAACTTGGTTACATGGCGAAGCAAGAAACAGTCAGTGGTAGCTCGTAGCAGTGCTGAGGCAGAATTTCGTGCTATGGCACAAGGTATCTGCGAGGGAATCTGGTTGAACAGGCTGTTAGAAGAATTACGGGTTCCATTGAAGCATCCCATGATGTTATACTGCGACAATCAAGCTGCCATCAGTATCGCTAAGAATCCGGTTCATCATGATCGAACTAAACACGTGGAGATAGATCGACactttatcaaggaaaagatTGAAGAAGGAGTTTTCAAAGTCAGCTACACTCCGACAAACTGTCAAACGGCTGACATTCTCACAAAAGCTCTTGCTCGAGTTAACTTCGAAGATCTGACAGGAAAACTTGGAATGATCAACATCTACAACgcggcttgagggggagtgttggaaatcaagcccacgtcgccttccatcctgtgcgttcctccccatatttagcatcctctgtttacttccctaaattagtgaaatatactgcctttattataattgatttaggagtaattctagcaaggtagtttattcactttccatgtaagagtttattctctttccatgtaatagtttattcactttccatgtaagagtttattctctttccatgtaagggaaattccgtccggtgatagtataccagtccggaattgtctcatatctgtaggctatttatttatgctttctttcattgtaataagagtatcatagaatgaattgagtctatgttcctccatagttagtcttcaaattcttcagaAACTTTATACAAGAGTATATGGATGAGTTATACAACCCAACCCAAATGCCAATATTGTCCAAACAACACCTTAT is from Vitis riparia cultivar Riparia Gloire de Montpellier isolate 1030 chromosome 10, EGFV_Vit.rip_1.0, whole genome shotgun sequence and encodes:
- the LOC117923322 gene encoding uncharacterized protein LOC117923322 codes for the protein MPKYGPAFGMATNSSSSTSDIIISSSSSSHQMETSHLPITAHKLNGQNYLQWSQSILMFIRGKEKDDYITGASAAPETTASTYKKWIAENNMVMSWLVNSMTPDIGENFLSFDTAKEIWDIAKETFSDKENTSEIIQIEGILHDLRQGNLTVTEYFNTLTRLWRQLDTFEVHNWNCVTDGLLYKKIVEGKRVFKFLLGLNKNLDEIRGRIMGVKPLPSLREAFSEVRREESRKNLMMGSHQQLNMAESSALKTQFAPFDNRQKIKGGRPWCDHCRKPRHSRETCWKIHGKPVDWKPRQPLEKEGRGNHVATDEQSPQPEASPFNKEQMEMLQKLLSPLLSVQSQTGSSSNQLIGSGTLAHKGFGFGEDDWQC